A window of Prolixibacter sp. SD074 contains these coding sequences:
- a CDS encoding DNA methyltransferase: MDFNKIYKGDCRVILKELKPESVDLVYLDPPFFTQKTHSLKTRDNSREYKFNDKWDSIEEYIRLISESIIECKRILKKNRFYILTL; encoded by the coding sequence ATGGACTTCAACAAAATATATAAAGGAGATTGCCGGGTAATTCTAAAGGAGTTAAAGCCTGAATCTGTTGATTTGGTATATCTTGATCCTCCTTTTTTTACTCAAAAAACGCATTCTTTAAAGACACGGGATAATAGTAGGGAATACAAGTTTAATGATAAATGGGATTCTATTGAGGAATACATTAGGCTTATATCAGAATCTATTATTGAATGTAAAAGAATTTTAAAAAAAAACAGGTTCTATATTCTTACATTGTGA
- a CDS encoding ApaLI family restriction endonuclease: MMEHSRVKTIKNRDFKPIRVMFYYPQRTQAIRIQETLKTLYAGVSGEYYAGDDAWEFMERYTGVDLKGILTQIADKKTKSE, encoded by the coding sequence ATGATGGAACATTCAAGAGTTAAGACAATAAAGAATAGAGATTTTAAACCAATTCGTGTGATGTTCTATTACCCACAACGAACACAGGCAATAAGAATACAGGAAACATTAAAGACTTTATATGCGGGAGTTAGTGGTGAATATTATGCCGGTGACGATGCATGGGAATTTATGGAAAGATATACAGGAGTTGATTTAAAAGGAATTCTAACACAAATTGCTGACAAAAAAACAAAATCGGAATAA